In one Armatimonadota bacterium genomic region, the following are encoded:
- a CDS encoding redoxin domain-containing protein: MKMLPVAVGVLCAAVVGAGVWVQSAKPAFRGVKVSTYNIKDVPRHPVTKKMEVDAASFVGEPLPQFRLPDTQGAEIESKKLLGGKPAVVVMTKDGCPCSIEAQPFFTALARHYGSDVQFVGLFDAGSQAAKKFKTDFSVPYPILASETDTVFREFGAKQSVYTYVADQEGTVVQVWPGYNKTMLNDLNLELSKLSGKQPANLDMEMAPEKMTSGCFFFRPVGTDKPAW; the protein is encoded by the coding sequence ATGAAAATGCTCCCCGTTGCCGTTGGTGTGCTCTGCGCTGCCGTGGTTGGCGCCGGGGTTTGGGTGCAGTCCGCCAAGCCGGCCTTCCGGGGGGTCAAAGTCAGCACCTACAACATCAAGGATGTCCCCCGGCACCCGGTGACCAAGAAAATGGAAGTCGATGCGGCTTCGTTCGTTGGAGAACCTCTGCCACAGTTCCGACTCCCCGACACCCAGGGAGCCGAGATTGAAAGCAAAAAACTGCTCGGTGGCAAACCGGCAGTCGTTGTGATGACTAAGGACGGGTGCCCTTGTTCGATCGAGGCCCAGCCGTTCTTCACCGCGTTGGCCCGGCACTACGGGTCGGATGTGCAATTCGTCGGCTTGTTCGATGCCGGAAGCCAGGCGGCAAAGAAATTCAAGACCGATTTCTCAGTCCCCTATCCGATCTTAGCGAGTGAGACCGATACCGTCTTCCGAGAATTTGGAGCCAAGCAGTCGGTTTACACGTACGTGGCCGACCAAGAAGGCACCGTCGTCCAGGTTTGGCCGGGATACAACAAAACGATGCTCAACGATTTGAACTTGGAGCTGAGCAAGCTATCCGGCAAACAACCCGCAAATTTAGACATGGAGATGGCGCCGGAAAAGATGACCAGCGGATGCTTTTTCTTCCGCCCCGTCGGCACTGACAAGCCGGCATGGTAA
- a CDS encoding MFS transporter: MKRGQIPLIAAVALDMTGFGMIIPDIQTRAELFLRAERWSLPPGVTDGVVIGLILASMFIVQFLVSPVWGAKSDHLGRKNVFVACTLLSAGAMAVYALAGTAAMLFASRIIAGLGGANVAVAQASIADSTDGKSRAVGLGYLSAAQSTGLIAGPFIGGVIATAFGSHVLGWVAMGLSVTGVAAVLLWGEFSQNEAVATRRKFGFRPLVREFPKLLPLVLLAGSAWFALATLEGTFGRLLNAVWGLQEFHFGLLFGFESVVGLLVQGLLLKRLVAAFPERGLLWTSYILQGLGLAMTPFVPNLAGLFAASLCYAVGVSVANPTVNGLCSKSVAEDRQGEVFGVLQSARSIGFMLGPLIGGALFDRWHALPYLVAGGVCLLVAFAAPLAVPHAETAPAPG, encoded by the coding sequence GTGAAGCGCGGCCAAATCCCGCTGATCGCCGCCGTGGCCCTGGATATGACGGGCTTCGGCATGATCATCCCCGACATCCAGACGCGGGCCGAGTTGTTCCTGCGTGCTGAGCGGTGGAGCCTGCCCCCCGGAGTGACCGATGGGGTCGTCATCGGACTCATTCTCGCCAGCATGTTCATCGTGCAGTTCCTGGTGAGCCCAGTCTGGGGGGCCAAAAGCGACCATTTGGGCCGAAAGAACGTGTTCGTCGCCTGCACCTTGCTGAGTGCGGGGGCGATGGCGGTTTATGCCCTGGCGGGGACGGCAGCCATGCTCTTTGCCAGCCGCATCATTGCCGGCCTGGGTGGGGCCAATGTCGCCGTCGCCCAGGCGAGCATCGCCGATTCCACCGACGGCAAGTCCCGGGCGGTGGGGCTCGGTTACCTGAGTGCGGCCCAAAGCACCGGGTTGATTGCCGGGCCGTTCATCGGCGGCGTGATCGCCACCGCCTTTGGGTCGCATGTGCTTGGATGGGTGGCCATGGGGCTTTCCGTGACCGGGGTTGCCGCCGTCCTCCTGTGGGGAGAATTCTCCCAGAACGAGGCCGTGGCCACCCGGCGGAAGTTCGGGTTCCGCCCCTTGGTCCGGGAATTCCCCAAACTCCTCCCGCTCGTCCTCCTTGCTGGGTCGGCCTGGTTCGCCTTGGCGACATTGGAAGGCACGTTCGGTCGCCTCCTCAACGCGGTATGGGGTCTGCAGGAATTCCATTTTGGACTGCTGTTCGGGTTCGAAAGCGTTGTCGGGTTGCTCGTCCAAGGCCTACTCCTCAAGCGGCTGGTTGCCGCATTCCCCGAACGGGGGCTCCTGTGGACCAGTTACATCCTCCAAGGGTTGGGGCTCGCCATGACTCCGTTTGTGCCTAATTTAGCGGGATTGTTTGCCGCCAGCCTGTGCTATGCCGTCGGAGTGAGCGTCGCTAACCCGACTGTCAACGGCCTGTGCAGCAAATCCGTGGCTGAAGACCGGCAAGGCGAAGTGTTCGGGGTTCTCCAATCGGCCCGGAGCATTGGGTTCATGCTTGGGCCGCTCATCGGCGGGGCCCTCTTTGACCGGTGGCATGCCTTGCCTTACCTCGTGGCCGGCGGGGTGTGCCTGCTCGTCGCCTTCGCCGCCCCTTTGGCCGTGCCCCATGCCGAAACCGCCCCCGCCCCAGGGTAA
- a CDS encoding DinB family protein, with protein MNNRYLLNALEAGPLSVARLMEAIGKDKWDGAEPGFFTPRETVAHLADCEPMLRARFAAAVQAPGSEVELFDEEAEAVNKNYAGSDVGQQLAAWKADREETLAFVRSVTDWSGHIIHPEQGRMGAESVICTVIGHDLYHIERLTRLLSDN; from the coding sequence GTGAACAACCGCTACCTGCTCAATGCCCTCGAAGCTGGCCCCCTTTCCGTCGCAAGGCTGATGGAAGCCATCGGTAAGGACAAATGGGACGGGGCCGAACCAGGTTTTTTCACCCCCAGGGAAACAGTTGCCCACCTGGCCGATTGCGAACCGATGCTCCGGGCGAGATTTGCCGCCGCCGTGCAAGCCCCCGGATCTGAAGTCGAGTTGTTTGACGAAGAAGCCGAGGCGGTCAACAAAAATTACGCCGGATCCGATGTTGGCCAGCAGTTGGCCGCCTGGAAAGCCGACCGGGAGGAAACCCTGGCCTTTGTCCGTAGCGTCACTGATTGGTCCGGGCACATCATCCACCCTGAGCAAGGCCGCATGGGTGCCGAATCGGTGATTTGCACGGTGATCGGGCATGATCTCTACCACATCGAACGCCTCACCCGGCTCTTGTCGGACAATTGA